The following nucleotide sequence is from Longimicrobium sp..
AGGCCGCCGAACGCCTGGATCTTCCGGAGCAGGCGTTCGTGGCTCGCCGTCACCTGGCCTGGATGGTGGGCCGGGCGGCCGGGTCCGGGGGCTTTCACCTGGGGACCGGCCGCTCCGGTGGAAACCAGGATGTCGGCCTGTTCACCGGGCTCGCGGGCATCGGCTACCAGCTCCTGCGCTCCACGCACCCCGGCCAGGTGCCGCCGTTCCTCGGATGGAGGTGACGCGGGGGGGGGCGGGCCCCACGTGCACGGGCGCGCTCCGACCGACCCCGGCGCGGCCTCCGCACCGGGTTCCGTACGGAAGAAAGCGGCTCCGCGTAACCCTTCGCCGCGCGTCCTTCCGACCTGTGGCCAGGCTCCCGCGCACCGGGAACGCTGGCGTCCTTTCTCGGCCGTTTACCTCTGGGCATTGCCATGACATCGGATGGAGGGGGAGAGCACCTGTCGTGGCTCGCGGAGCAGAGCCTGCTCCTCGGATCGCAGTGCTACGCGCGGCTGCTCTCGCGCGCCTGGGCCGATCCGGACTTTCATCGTCTCCTGGTGCGGCATCCTGAGCAGGCGATGGAGCAGGAGTTCGGGGGCTCCGTGGGAGAGCGCGTGACGGTGCGGGTGCTGGAAGAGCCACCGGGACGCCTGGTGCTGGTGCTGCCCCCAAACCCGTACGCCCGGGGGGGCCGATGATTGCCGCGGAAGCGTGCTCGCTGGCCGGGATGCTGGACCAGTTGCGGCCCCACGTTCCCGCGGCGCTGATTTCGGACGCGGCGTGGACGCGTGTGCAGGGGATGGCCGGGCAGGTACCGGCCGCGCTTCCGCGGGTCGTCGGACTCGAATGCAGGCTGGCCCACGACGCCCGAACGGACCTGGCGCTGGGGCTCGAGCCCGCGGGCGGCGCGCTCTTGGCGGGCGGGGGCTCATGGGTGGCGCCTGGCACGCCCGAACACCCCGTGTGGGAACGCATCCGCTCCTTCTGCCGCCCCCGGGGCGCCGGCAGCGGCCTCACCGCGGAGGAAACCCTTTCGATCTGGCTGGAGTTCGACGACGTCGGCGACGCCGCAGAGGGGCCCGTCTCCCTCCCTGTCCCGGGGATCTTCATCGAGATTGCGCCTGCGCTTCGCGGTGAGGCGGCGCGGACCGCGTGCCTGGCGTTCGTCACCCGCGTGATCGGCGAACTGGCCGGCGAGCACGCGGTGGCGTCCCTTTCCGCTCCCCTGCGACACTGCTTCTCCGCCCTGCCGTCGGGCGCGTGCGTCCCCGGTTTCGGCTTCTTTCCCGGACGCGCCGCCAGCGCCGTCCGCGTCAACGTCTCGTGCCCGGATGCCGCCCGGCTGGTTTTGTACCTTCAGGCCGTAGGGTGGCCGGGAGAGGCGAACGTGCTCCGTTCCACGCTGGCCGAAGCCGCGCGCGCGCGTGGACGAACCGGCTGCGACGCGCCTGAGCAGATCCACTTCGATCTCGCTCCCCACGTTCTGCCACGGCTCGGCCTGGAGTACTTCCTGGCGCGAACGCCGCAAGCGAATGGGACCCTTGTGGAGGCCCGGTTCCTCGACGCCCTCGTGAGCCGCGGCCTGTGCACGCCAGGGAAGCGGGCCGCGCTCCACGCGTGGCCCGGCACGTCCCTGACCGCCTTCGCGCACACGCTCTGGGTCAGCCGCGTGCGGCGCCTGGTGCACCACCTGAAGCTGGTCTGCGAGGGGGGCATCCCGGTAGAAGCCAAGGCATACCTCGGCATCTATCAGGTGTAGGCACGCGGCGCGTGCCGTCGAGTCGGGATCCGGGCGGAGCACGACGGCCGACGGCCGTGTCGCCGCCATAACGCAGTGGACTTCCAGCAGGAAGGTCCGCCGCCCGTCCCTCTCCATACCATCGGATTCCCCTGCGTGGCGGTGGACCGCCACGCCAGCCGATCACCGCCGCCGGGAGCGCCGGCGGCCCTGCGGGAGATGAGGCGATGAACGACGAAAATGGCGGTACCCCCGCCGGCGGCAACGCCGAGGTGAGCTCCTGGTACCGGTCGGGCGACACGATCGGCGAAACCACCATCGGCACCGGCGTGGGCGGTGACAAGACAGTCACGTTCTCGGTGGTGAACGGCGCCATGATCTTCGAAGGCGACATCTACCTGGGCCGCGTCGAAGAGATGGAGGTCCCCGAGGTCCAGGGGATCGGCCGCACGGGGGAGCAGTTCCGCTGGCCGGGAGGCACGATCCCGTACGTGATCAACCCGTCCCTCCCCAACCCGGAGCGCGTTGCGCAGGCCATAGAGCACTGGCACGCCAACACGCGCATTCGCCTGGTCCCGCGGAGCAACGAGCCGGACTACGTGGAGTTCCTGGACGACTGGGGCTGCTACTCGCAGGTGGGGCGCATCGGCGGCCGGCAGGTGATCTCCCTGGGTCCGAACTGCCCGGTCGGGGCCGCCATCCACGAGATCGGCCACGCGGTGGGTCTGTGGCACGAGCAGAGCCGCGAAGACCGCGGCAAGTTCGTGGAGGTGCTGACGGCCAACATCCAGTCCAACGCGCGCCACAACTTCGATCAGCACATCCTGGACGGCGACGACCTGGGGCAGTACGACTTCGGGTCCATCATGCACTACCCGCCCGGCGCGTTCACCATCAACGGCCAGCCCACACTTCGACCGCTGGTGCCGCTTCCGCCGGGTGTAGTGATGGGCCAGCGCAACGGGCTGAGTGAAGGCGACAAGGCGGCGGTGCAAGCCCTTTACCCGGAGCTGTACAACGACTGATCGCGCTGCGGCGGGGGACGGCAGGCGAGTCACGGGCGAGGTGCGCCTGGCCCCGGGGGCAGCCCCTCCCTCCCACCCCGCCACCGTTCGCATCCGGCTCATGGACGTGAGCCTCCAGGACATGGAGGCGCGCATCGTGGCGGAGCAGGTCATCCACGACGCCAGGCCGGATCGCTCCCAGGGCGTCCCGTTCATGCTGGACGCCACGTCCATCGATCCTGCGGCGACCTACGCGGTGCAAGCGCATGTGGAGACACGGGGCAATGCGCAGGTGAGGCCGGGTGACTGGGTTTCGATGCAGTCTTACCCGGTGCTCACCCACGGCGCCCCGGACCACGTGGTGGTGCAGGTGGAGCGGGTGTGACCGGGCACCATGAATGAGGACGTGAGGAGAGACAATGACCAGGATGATCACCGCCCACTACATGCACGAGGCAGAGCGGGAGGCGGCCCGCCGGAGCATGCCGGGCGCGCTGGTGACGGACGCGTTCGTTCACGGCCAGATCGAGGAAGAGCGGATCGAGCAGCTCAGGGCCCAGGGGCTGTTCGTGGAGGTACACGACGACGAGGAGCCTCTCGCGGGCGACGCAGGGGCGAGGGGGGCTGTGGAGAGGTCGGCTGCCGTCTTGCCGGAACCCGTCGAGGACGCGTTCTACATCCTGCGGCTGCGCCGGCCGCTCCTTCCCGGCGACCACGAACGGCTGGCGGGGATGGGAGTGGAGGTCCTCGAGCGGGTGGCTCCCGTGCGCAGCGAGTGGGAGCCTCATGAGACGCGGCCGGCGGAGCGCCGGGAGTTCAAGGCGCGCCTCGCGGCCGGGCAGCTGCCCGCCGTGCGGCTCCTCGACTTCGTGCATTCAGCCCGGCTGTATGGTGTCGGGCAAACGCCGGTGCTGAGCCGTCCCCCGACCGACCTCCCCCAGGGCGATCCCGGGAGCGGGCTGGAAGCCGCCACCGGCGCGCGCCCTAGGCGCATCTATGACGTTGTGCTGCACCGCCCGGCCGACACGCACCCTGAGGACCGCGACGCGGTGCTGGCCTGGCTTCGCGACCATGGCGTGCCGGTCACGGGTACGGCGCGGCGGAAGATCCGCGTGGAGCTGGATTCTGCGATGGAGCCGGACCTGCGCGCGCTGCACGAAGTGGCCTTGCTGGACGAGTACGCGGAGCCGCAACTGCTGAACGACCACGCACGGCGAATTCTGGGCGTGGACCCCGTCGCCCCCGGTGCGCCGGGAATCCCGCAGACCGGAAAGGGGCAGGTGGTGGGGATTGCGGATACGGGGATCGACCAGACGCACAAGGACTTCAGCGGGCGCATCCGCAAGGTGATCCCCCGGGGGCGGCCCGGCGACGCCAGCGATTCGCACGGCCACGGCACTCACGTCGCCGGCTCCGTTGCGGGCACGGGGGCGGAGTCCAACGGCGAGATCCGCGGCGTGGCACCCGAAGCGGAGATCGTCTTCCAGTCCATCTGCGACGCCAGCGGAAAACTGGCCCTTCCTGTGGATGTGGGAGACCTGTTGCAGGAGGCATACGACGAGCAGGCCCGCATCCACAACAACAGCTGGGGCGCCAAGACGGGATCGCAGTATCGCAGCACCTCGTTCGACGTGGACGACTTCGTCTGCCGCCGCCGCGACATGCTGGTCGTGATCGCGGCGGGGAACGAGGGCACCGCCGTCAGCTCCGCTGTCCCCTTGCGCGCGGCCGCGGGCTACCCGGACTGGCTGAGCATCGGGGCGCCGGCTACCAGCAAGAACGCGCTGGTCGTGGGCGCCAGCCGCAGCAGCCGCACGTCGGGCGGATGGGCGGCGGACACCTGGAACGCCCGGTGGCCGGATCGCTTCCGGACACCAGACGGCATTTCCGTGGAGACCATCTCCGGCAGCCCCGAGTGCCTGGCAGGGTTCAGCAGCCGCGGGCCCTGCATGGACGACCGTGTGAAACCCGACCTGGTGGCGCCGGGCACCGACATCCTCTCCACCCGGCCCGCGAAGGTGGATGATCCAAGCGTGTTCTGGGCCGTGGAGAACGACCACTACGCGTACATGGGCGGCACCAGCATGGCGGCGCCCCTGGTGGCGGGGTGCGCCGCGCTCGTGCGCGAGTACTACGTGGACGAACGCGGCCACACGCCCAGCGCAGCGCTGCTCAAAGCCACGCTGGTCAACGGTAGCCGCTGGCTGAGCGGCAGCGACGCGGTCGAGGGGCACAAGGTCTCGCCCAACTTCCACCAGGGCTTCGGCGCGGTGCACCTTCCCACCACGATCCCCAGCCCCGGCAACCCGCGCCTCCGGCTGGAGTTCTTCGACCCGTGGGATACGCCCGCGCAGTGGCTGGCCATGAGCGGGCTCGCGCGCCAGTGGGACATCCAGGTGAACGGGGGCACGGAACTGCGCGTCTGCCTGGTCTACACGGACCTTCCCGCCTCCGGGCTGCAGAACCGGCTGAACCTGTTCGTAGCCGAGAACGGGGGTTCGGGCCGGTGGGTGGGCAATCAGGACCTGCCATATAACCCCAAGTGCGTGCCAGACCCGTACAACAACGTCCAGGTGGTGCGCGTCCCCACCCCCGCCTCCGGGGAGTATCGCGTCAAAGTCTCCGCTACCAGCCTGCTGCAGCCGCAGGACTTCGCGCTCGTCGTGACCGGGGACCTGGCGAGCGGCCTCTGACCTGGACCGCACGCTGAACGGAGCCGGGCAGAGAAAAAGAAATCCCGGAGGAGGCGCCGCCTCCGGGTCTCTCCCTCTGCTGCCCTCTCCGACCCGACCGAGCGCAACCGAACGAATCGGATTCGGGAGATCGCCACTGGCGGGCGGCTACCGATCGTCAGCCCTCGCCGAGCGCCGCCGCGATCTCCTCCCGCACCCACGCGTCCGCTTCCACCTCCGCGCGGCCGGCGAGCGCCTGCCGCGCCGCTTCCCTGCCGGTGCGCCCCAGTGCCCACGCCGCGTGCCCCCGCACGAGCGGCTCCTCGTCGTTCAGCGCGACGGCGAGCACGGGGATGGCGTCCGGCGAGCCCCAGTTGCCGAGCGCGACCGCCACGTTCCGGAGGAGACCGCGGCGCTTGGCGCGTTTGATGGGCGAGCCCTTGAAGCGCGCGCTGAACTCCTCCTGCGTCATCGTCATCCACTCGATCAGCGAGGGCCCGTCGAGCCCCTCGCGCGCCAGGAACGCTGGGTCGGCTGACGGCGTGGCGAAGCGGTTCCACGGGCAGACCTCCTGGCAGATGTCGCAGCCGTAGACGCGGTTGCCGATCATCGGGCGCAGGTCGCG
It contains:
- a CDS encoding YbaY family lipoprotein → MKATRRRCKPFTRSCTTTDRAAAGDGRRVTGEVRLAPGAAPPSHPATVRIRLMDVSLQDMEARIVAEQVIHDARPDRSQGVPFMLDATSIDPAATYAVQAHVETRGNAQVRPGDWVSMQSYPVLTHGAPDHVVVQVERV
- a CDS encoding S8 family serine peptidase; this translates as MTRMITAHYMHEAEREAARRSMPGALVTDAFVHGQIEEERIEQLRAQGLFVEVHDDEEPLAGDAGARGAVERSAAVLPEPVEDAFYILRLRRPLLPGDHERLAGMGVEVLERVAPVRSEWEPHETRPAERREFKARLAAGQLPAVRLLDFVHSARLYGVGQTPVLSRPPTDLPQGDPGSGLEAATGARPRRIYDVVLHRPADTHPEDRDAVLAWLRDHGVPVTGTARRKIRVELDSAMEPDLRALHEVALLDEYAEPQLLNDHARRILGVDPVAPGAPGIPQTGKGQVVGIADTGIDQTHKDFSGRIRKVIPRGRPGDASDSHGHGTHVAGSVAGTGAESNGEIRGVAPEAEIVFQSICDASGKLALPVDVGDLLQEAYDEQARIHNNSWGAKTGSQYRSTSFDVDDFVCRRRDMLVVIAAGNEGTAVSSAVPLRAAAGYPDWLSIGAPATSKNALVVGASRSSRTSGGWAADTWNARWPDRFRTPDGISVETISGSPECLAGFSSRGPCMDDRVKPDLVAPGTDILSTRPAKVDDPSVFWAVENDHYAYMGGTSMAAPLVAGCAALVREYYVDERGHTPSAALLKATLVNGSRWLSGSDAVEGHKVSPNFHQGFGAVHLPTTIPSPGNPRLRLEFFDPWDTPAQWLAMSGLARQWDIQVNGGTELRVCLVYTDLPASGLQNRLNLFVAENGGSGRWVGNQDLPYNPKCVPDPYNNVQVVRVPTPASGEYRVKVSATSLLQPQDFALVVTGDLASGL
- a CDS encoding M12 family metallopeptidase, which gives rise to MNDENGGTPAGGNAEVSSWYRSGDTIGETTIGTGVGGDKTVTFSVVNGAMIFEGDIYLGRVEEMEVPEVQGIGRTGEQFRWPGGTIPYVINPSLPNPERVAQAIEHWHANTRIRLVPRSNEPDYVEFLDDWGCYSQVGRIGGRQVISLGPNCPVGAAIHEIGHAVGLWHEQSREDRGKFVEVLTANIQSNARHNFDQHILDGDDLGQYDFGSIMHYPPGAFTINGQPTLRPLVPLPPGVVMGQRNGLSEGDKAAVQALYPELYND